The Ovis aries strain OAR_USU_Benz2616 breed Rambouillet chromosome 2, ARS-UI_Ramb_v3.0, whole genome shotgun sequence nucleotide sequence CTGGTTTTGCAGACCTGGCACAAGAATTTCATGTTCTCACAGATGTCCAAGTAGGTCAGGTCACAAAGACCCTATAAACCTACAAGACAAACGTTATTctctgttttaaaacttttggttggaaaaatgttaatttttaaagggCAGAGACTTGATTATGGGTTCGCCTGTATACTTtaggctataggcaacattcttaacCCAAAGCAGAAACCATAGACTACAAAGGTTATAGTAAAACAATCGACCCAATATGGGGTCAGATTTGTTGTTCCCTATTACAGCCTTGCAATAAAACATTCTGCTCCAAACTCCAAAATTTTGGtttgacgggcttccctggtggctcagatggtaaagaatctgcgtgcaatgcaagATATGCAGGCAGGCACAGGAATCAAATTCCACAACAGGAGAACTGAGGTCTGCTGGGAGTCTGACCCACGCGCCACTCCTTTGGGTCTCAGCCAAACACAACCTAGAGCACATATCTGGGTCCTCATGCCCGAATCCCTGTCCGGCACGACCTTGATTTAACCCATAACATCCAGAATCCAGTGTGTTAGCAACCCCGATGCCCAAAGACCACTTTCTACAGGGCAGCACCCCCTTCCCCGAGCCTGGAGCCCTTCTCTCCCAGCACCGCCCCACGCCCTTCCGCCTGCACCAAGACTACAAGTCCCAGCGTGCAGTGCGGCTCGTGTACTGTCCCGCCGGCCCACGTTGGCATTCGCCGGGGGCGCGCCGCCCGGAGCACGTGCGCGGTGACGTCGACGCGCCAACGTGACTAGCGGTCGTGGCGCTCTGGGTTTCTGGGCCTGCACCAGTTCCAATACGGCGGCGAGAGCCGTGGGCTCGCGACTCAGTTTGAGCGCGCTGCGCTGTGTGAATCTGCGAGGCCGTTGGGAAGGGTCGTCTTTTGTAGCCTCTTCCCCCGGGCCTGCGGCTCCGCGTCCCAGATGGACAAGGTGTGCGCCGTGTTCGGAGGCTCCCGGGGCATCGGCAGGGCGGTGGCCCGCTTGATGGCCCAGAGAGGCTATCGATTGGCCATCGTCGCCCGGAATCTGGAGGGGGCCAGAGCCGCGGCCGGGGACCTGGGCGGTGGGTACCGACCGGGGTCGCACCCCCTCTTCGCGCGGCCAGTGTGGGTACGAGAAGCCGTCTTGGGCGCCCTCCCCGCCATGCTGGGCGAGGGGTGGCGCAGACGTGCCCGGGTCTCACGCGGAGGCCCGCGCGTGTGCGCATGCGCAGGCAGTGCCGCCTCGGGCCGCTGGGGCTGCGCTAGTACGTGGTGTGCGTGGGCTCGCTTCCCGGCGGCCACAGCGTTGAAGCACTGTTATGCCGTGATGACCTTCACCAAGGGACAGTGAGATCGTTCCGCCAAATTCCGCTAAAATTTCATCCCCCCCTGTCTATTAGGAATGGATTCGCAGTTGCTTTGCGAATTTAGTCTCTGGCTGGTAGTGAGACGGGGTGCTGTGAAGGATCGAGCTCGCAGCTAGTTAGGAGGGCTGGGCTCAGAGGCACCTCGTTCACTGTCGGGGCAACTTTCTTCACATAGGTCTCCAGAGGTTTAAGAAGGTAATTTTAGTGTTAATGTACCACGCAAGGTTAGCCAGAAAAtaattgtttactttttttttttaatggcagtgTTAAGTGGTATAATGTTGAATAAAGAGTGCTTTCTTTGaagcttaattttctttctttttttttttttttgtatttaaacatTCCAGAAAGTGGACTTTTAAAAAAACGTAACAGTttttagtaaaattttttttcatgatttgtgctttcagcactttaaaaaacAGCTTCCTGCTTTGTTTCATCTCTTCTAATAGTCACGCTATAATAATGGCCATGTAAGATTGTGCTGTAGTTAAACAGAAAAACCCTAGAGTTTATTTCAAAGCCAGGAAACCAGTTCGACAAGAATGTAACTGAATTAAACATTAAGCGTATATATGCAagcgtgttcagtcgtgtcccactctttgcaaccccatggacagtagctgcaccaggctcctctgtccatggaattttccaggcaagaatactggagtgggatgccatttccttctccaggggatcttcccaaccctgggattgaactcgtgtctcttgtgcctcctgtattgcaggcagattttttactgctaagccactgggACTGTCTCAAGTTTACAAAACAGGAATATAAAACTGAGGACTGCTGAGTTAAATGGCATAGGGTCAGTGTCAAAACTGTAAATATTTGTAGGTGACTCATACAAAGTGTTATGAACATGGGAAAGGTGCTCCCCCTTAAAAAAGTGTTTTACAGTTTACATTCTGTTGCATTACTTTGCTTCTGCTTGTTCCCCGCCTTCCTCCATCCAGTTTCTTAGACTGAACTCATGAGATCAGGAATCTGGGACTCAATCGTCCTTTATCTCGAGTTCTGGATAGAACAGATctaaggcctccctggtggctcagaaggtgaagaatccctctgcaatgcaggaagactcagtttggatccctgggttgggaagatcacctggagaagggaaatggctacctactccggtatttttacctggagaattccatggacagaggagcctggggggctacagtccaaaaggttgcaaagagtcagaccctcctgagtgggacatgactgaataattGACACTACTACACTAgctcataggacttccctggtggctcagatggtaaagcgtctgtctacaatgcaggagacccaggttcgatccctgggtcaggaagatcccctggagaaggaaatggcacccccttccagtactattgcctggaaaatcccatggatggaggagcctggtaggctatagtctatgggatcgcaaagagttggacatgactgagcgacttcacttcactgacaCTAGCTCATAGTAGATGTTTGATGAATGTGTACTGAATCATTTTTACAACCAAGGTATACTTTATTAGTAACTctaatttaattttgttgtgTAGGAGATCATTTGGCATTGAGCTGTGATGTTGCCAAAGAACATGATGTTCAAAATACATTTGAAGAGATAGAGAAAAATTTAGGTCGTGTTAATTTCTTGGTAAATGCAGCTGGAATTAACAGGTTGGTCACAAATTTAAgtatgtttctaattttttttcctcctaattttcTTTTGATCAATATGAGTTAGTATATTAACTTGTTTTACTTctaattggaagaaaagttatgtattttaaaatttggtcTGTCAAGCTGCAcactcttttcattgttttatattgAGATTATAATAAGGGTTTCATttagtttttgtgtgtgtcaaAATGTTATTACAGAGTAAAAAAACCCTTTTGAACTAAACGTGTACTATTGGAatagttatatgtgtgtgtagtaCAGGTATAATATGATGCCTGGGAAGTGTACATATTAAGGGTACAATTTAGTTTTAACATTGTAATCAACACCCATATTGAGCTGAAGAACTTTACCAGAAATCCAGAAgactctcttgttttcttcccaATTAGTACTTCCTTTTAGGTTACCACTGTTGTGACTATATGTTTCCTCACAGATCAAGTTTAAAATGGGCTCTCCAGGTGTTCTAACTCAGAGGCAAAGCTCTTCTTATATtctacttttagaaaaaaaaatgttatctattTCTTGACTTTTTAATTTGTCTTGCCCCATTTTTAAGTCACATGGGATTGTTTTGGTTTGATTTGCTTTTTTGGTAGGGATAGCCTCTTAGTAAGGACAAATACTGAAGATATGCTGTCTCAGCTCCACACTAACCTCCTGGGCTCCATGCTGACCTGTAGAGCTGCCCTGAAGACAATGATTAAACAGCAGAGAGGGTCCATTGTGAATGTAGGTGAGTCTTTACCTCTGCATGTATAGTATTATCTCATGGCACCACAGAAATTTAATCAACTGATTGGGAGTTTATTTACCTGTGAAACTTGGACAGAATGTGTCTTTATTACCCATggaaaaagcattttataaactgATTAATAGGTGAAACAGGAATCACCCATTCACATCCTTCTAGTGGTCAAGCAGGTGTCATGGAGTGACACCACCAGGTACTGGGGAAGTGACAGCACCGCCGGGAGATACCTGACCTGAGGCACCCAGCTTTGGTGTCCAAAGGCTGTGTGGAACAGCTCCAATCCAGCAGGTTGTTGCTGTGCACAAATGTGGTTCAGTTTGACCCGCTCTTTTGCATGTTTAAGAAAAATTGGGCACCCTGATTCTTACATGAAACcacattttcaaaatgtgatcaaggaaagaaaaacttgCAGTTGGTGAGGGCTAAAAAATGACCTCTGTAGCAGCTGTGTGTGTCACTAGTAAATCCAGCACAGAGGTTTGTGAGGAGGTTTACTTAAGAGGATAACCTTTTCAGTGTTTAGAATGGATGTTAAGTAACTCCTGGGCTTCAGTTCACCTGCCCCATAGGGCAGAGTGGAGTGTGTGCATGTAGACTTTAAAATGCAGAGTGACTTGAGATTTTGTTTCAATGTGGTAAAGTGAGAATAGCAGCATGCCTGCCACCTCCCATTTAAGTGGTGATACCTTATAGGCCACAAAAAAAGGGATGCGGCTTCTTAGAGTAAGTGACCCTACTCTAAAACAGGAAGTGtctttccaagccagaatacagAGTGCTTCCTTTTTGAAATTGActaaaggaaagaatattgtgcTAATAAGAATTAGAACGTTTTGGACATTTACCCTTAAAAAGGTGAGAGGTCGATTTTCTTCTGAAAGATTAGTAACTGAGctgactttttctttctgacatagCCAGGTAATGATCTGGGTTCTTGTAAGCTGGTATACTACCATGCACATCTCTCCTGGTAAAGGGGGTGTATTTGTTCAGCTCTGAAACATCCCCTCTTTAGACATGCACAAAACAAATTCCCTATCAGCCTTTTGCTTACATGCAGACTTTTAGACTTGTGCTGTAAGTCAATAAAATAGACTATTGAAAATAAGTTAGGGATctctatggcaacccactccagtactcttgcctggaaaattccatgggtggaggagcctgataggctatagtccatggggtcgctaagagtcggacacgactgaagtgacttagcagcagcagcagccaggtccTCACCACCATTCtgtgcaaaacaaagaactctctcacccaaaggaaaaaatggacatCAAGGTTGATTACCAGCTCCCAGCCTGTCCAGCCTCTGGccgatctccagaattccttgccccagccatttaagagataactactctgAACAACATTGGAGAAGAACAGGTccccttaagacagtagctttccacataaatgcctatatatacttactctttccttgggttagtgcagcagctcactaatctgaatGCTGCCGcttctcgcctcattaaaggtgatctgttcctgtaaagtgctggTCTGGTTCTTTTTCCAAACTTtgtcttctctaactcccttaccctgCATTACATATACAGGTCACTGATGCAGAAAATGACTTCCCCAACTTCTGTTCTGCAAGAATTTATTTGCATACAGTGGATACTTGGGTTATAAATTATTCTTTCATATTCATATAATTGAGCCACCCAAGAATCTTTATATTAGGCAGTACAAGTTGATACATCTCTGAAGGTAACTAAATTACAATTTTACAAAAAGTTTACAGTAGAAGCTTTGCTAATTTAATCAACAGTAGTTGAAATTTAGTAAAATTTATCTTCAAATGAACTGTTTTTTAGCTGGAAATAAAAACTTCATGCCTGTGTTGTACATCATAAAATCAGTCTTGACCTGGCTTATCTGTTCTGGTTTTAACCTCTTCCTCCTGGAAGCCTCTATAAACTCTGTAGACTTTTTATCAAGTTCCACCTCCTCAGAGATGAGTATGAAGTGCCTGTCATTTAGTGGATCAGTTCTCAGCCCCTGCCTAGTCCTCTGGGTTCTACATGAGCTTCTTTTGGCCCGTTTCTGAGCAGACTCAGACTCTTAAGTCTTGCTACTCAAATGACAATCGTTAGTATTCCTCATTTTAGCAAAAAGTGAGGGCTTATACCTTGTCTGTTTACTATAGACTATCTGAACGTGCAGAATAATGACCCCATGATTGTGGTTTGAATttgctctcatttctttttctaggaagTGTTATTGGTTTAAAAGGCAATTCTGGCCAATCTGTATACAGTGCCAGTAAAGGAGGATTAGTCGGATTTTCACGTGCTCTTGCCAAAGAagtggcaaaaaagaaaattagagtgaATGTAGTTGCACCAGGTGAGtggaaacttttttcttttaatttatgtgAATCTATGGTTTtataaacggagaaggcaatggcactccactccagtactctttccttggaaaatcccatggacagaggagcctggtgggctgcagtccatggggtcactaagtcgggcaggactgagcgactttactttcacttttcactttcatgcattggagaaggaaatggcaacccactccagtgttcttgcctggagaatcccagggacgggggagcctggtgggctgccgtctatggggttgcacagagtcggacacgactgaagcaacttagcagcatggttttataaaataatagcaaagactGGTCTTGTGTTAGTAAGGACACCATTGTCACCAAGCGCTTCTCAGGGGTCTGGGGACAGGAGCAGGGACCCCACAAGGAACATGGAGCATGGTGATGGTGGGGTTTGAACTCTGTCTgatggggctgggggctgagacTCAGGCCAGGCATGCTGTATCTGTGCTGGACACAAGAGAAACTCCCCATTTTAAAGTCAGGCATAACTTGGAACTCTCAAGAACTGAATGTACGAATGTCAAGTAAATGGGGTGAGGCGTATTGGTGACATATATACTGCAGTTGAGCCCAAGTTGTATCCCTTTGCAGAACTGTTTGCATTTTAATTGTCTTTGTCCTCTTTGGGGATGTGTTATTGACTTGCTGCTCACTGGGATACAGTGTTTGCTAATTTAGATGTCATCAGTTTGTCAAAGCAGAACTTTTCAAACAATGCATCCATTCCCTAATATAGTCCCTGCATCTAGATTAAAGAAATAAcacatctttatatttaaaatatctgaatagCACTGTCATACAATGTGCTTTCCATAACAGTACGAATCAGAGGAGGTAATCCAACAAGGCTGCCTTGGTGATGTCCTTTGCACATTTCATGACATAATCGCCTGCAGTAACTGACTTACTGATAACCTGAGAGACTCTGCGGGTTTGGTTCCAGACACCCCAGCAGAACGCGTATCACAGTAAAGCAGTCAGCAAACTTTGTTTTCCAATGcacataaaaattatgtttatactgtactgtagtctattaaatgTGCAGTAACACTGTATCTAAAAAACTAATGTTcataccataatttaaaaataccacaAGATTggatcctctttgacccatctcctaaagtaatggaaattttaaaaaaaagcaaatgagacctaattaaacttaaagcttttgcacagcaaaagacaCTGTAAATAAGATGGAaaggcaaccctcagaatgggagaaaatacttgcaaacaaacaattgacaaagaattaatctctaaaatatataagcagctcatgcagctcaatatgggaaacacaaacaacccaatcaaaaaatgagaagacctaaacagacatttctgccaAGAAGAAATCCAGATGAGCAATAAACACGTGAAAATACGCTCCACATTGCTCAAtaagacacatgtacaccagtgttcactgtagctaggacatggaagcaacctagatgtcaatcaacagctgaatggataaaaaagctgaggtacatatcaATTCAGTtttttagtcgtgtccgactctttgtgaccccatggactacagcatgccaggcttccctgtccaccaccaactcctggagcctacataaactcatgtccatcactctggtgatgccatccaaccattacctcctctgtcgtccccttctcctcccaccttcaatcttttccagcatcagggtcttttccagtgagttggttttttgtatcaggtggccaatgtattggagtttcagcttcagcatcagtccttccaatgaatattcaggacttgtttcctttaggatggactggttggatctccttgcagtccaagggactctcaagagtcttctccaacaccacagttcaaaagcatcagttctttatcactcagccttccttatggttcaactctcatatccatacatgactactggaaaaactatagctttgactcgacggacctttgttggtaaagtaattatctctgttttttaatatgttgtctaggttggtcatagcttttcttccaagaagcaagtgtctttaatttcacggctacaatcaccatctgcagtgactttggagcccaagaaaataaagtctgtcactgtttccattgtttccccatctatttaccatgaagtgatgggactggatgccatgatcttagttttctgaatgttgagttttaaggcagatttttcactctcctctttcacttttatcaggaggctctttagttcttcactttctgccgtaagtgtggtatcatctgcatatctgagcttattgatatttctcccagcaatcttgattccaacttgtgcttcatccagcctagcattttgtatgatgtactctgcatataagttaaataagcagggtgacaatatacagccttgatgtactcctttcctgatttggaaccagtctgttgttccatgtccagttctaactgttgcttcctgacctgcatacagatttcttaagaggcaggtcagggtttggtattcccacctctcagaattttccacactttgttgtgatctacacagtcaaagcgggagtagatgtttttctggaactctcttgctttttcaatgatccagcggatgttggcaatttgatctgtggttcctctgccttttctaaaaccagcttgaacatctggaaattcatgattcatgtactattgaagcctggcttggagacttttgagcattactttgctagcaagtgagatgagtgcaattgtgcggtagtttgagcattctttggcattgcctttctttgggattggaatgaaaactgactttttccaatcctgtggccactgttgagttttccaaatttgctggcatattgagtgcagcacttccacagcatcatcttttaggatttgaaatagcttaactgaaatagctcaattccacttccactagctttgttcgtagtgatgcttcctaaggcgcacttgacttcacattccaggatgtctggctctagataagtgatcacaccatcgtgattatctgggtcgtgaaaatcttttttgtacagttcttctgtgtattgttgccacctcttcttaatatcttctgcctctgttaggtccataccatttctgtcctttattgagcccatctttgcatgaaatgttctcttggtatctctaattttcttgaagagatctctagtctttcccattctgttgttttcctctatttctttgcattgatctctgaggaacgctttcttatctctccttgctattctttggaactctacattcagatgcttatacctttccttttctcctttgcttttcacttctcttcttttcacagctatttgtaaggcctcctcagacagccattttgcttttttgcatttttttccatggggatggtcttcatccctgtctcctgtacaatgtcacgaacctccatccatagttcatcaggcactctatcagatctagtcccttaaatctatttctcacttccactgtataatcataagggatttgatttaggtcatacctgaatggtctagcagttttccctactttcttcaatttgagtctgaatttggcaataaggagttcatgatctgagccacagtcagctcctggtcttgtttttgctgactgtatagcttctccatctttggctgcagaaaatataatcaatctgattttggtgttgaccatctggtgatgtccatgtgtagagtcttctcttgtgttgttggaagagggtgcttgttatgaccagtgcattttcttggcaaaactctattagcctttgccctgcttcattccgcattccaaggccaaatttgcctgttactccaggtgtttcttgacttcctgcttttgcattccagtcccctataatgaaaaggacatcttttttgggtgttagttctaaaaggtcttgaaggtcttcatagaaccgttcaacttcagcttcttcagccttactggttggggcatagacttggataactgtgattttgaatggtttgctttggaaacgaacagagatcattcaaatactgcatttcgggttcttctgttgaccatggtggctactctgtttcttctgagggattcctgcccacagtagtagatataatggtcatctgagttaaattccccaattctagtccattttagttctctgattcctagaatgttgatgttcactcttgccatctcctgtttgaccatttccaatttgccttgattcatggacctaacactgcaggttcctatgcaatattgctctttacagcatcagaccttgctgtctgaggcaccagggaagttgaAACATGTACTACTGTATGTAGAATAGGTGGCTAATGGGAGGTTTCTGTCTAACACGCAGAGCTCGTCCCACTGCTCTGGCAACCTGGAGaggtgagatgggagggagggtgggaggcagggtcTCGAGGGAGGGTTTATACatgtacctgtggctgattcatgttgttgaatggcagaagccaacacaacattgtaaagcagttatcttccagttaaaaataaactgaaaaatactttattgctaaaaaatgctaaccatcatctgaaccttcagtGAGTCAGTCTGTAGTGATGACATCAATGGTCACTGATTACAGACAGCACAGCAAATACAGTAATAATGAAAAGTCAGAAATACTGTAAGAATCACCAAAATGTGACCCAGAGTCGTGAACTGAGCAAAGGCTGTTGGGAAAATGACACTGATCGACTTGCTTGATCCAGAGTTACCACAAACCTGCAACTtgtaaaaaaaccaaaaatgcagtatctgcaaGGCCCCTTAAATCAAGGTCAGCCTGTACTCCAGAAAGCCAGTGTTTGTAGAGAAGAAAGTATTAATATCACAGGTCACATACGTTTGTTTTCAAAATGGAGAAGATGCCTTTCACTGGGTGTCACTGTGCCTCAGAGAGCTACCCCATATTCACATTAGAATTTCAACACAGAGaggaatttgaaggaaaaaagataCTTTACCCAGACTTAGGAGGGAGAAATTCTTTTGAAAAGTGACTCTGAAGTAGTCGATTTTAACAGTGATTGTAGCTGTAGTTGCTTCTTTAGTGAGTGAAGGGGCCTCTGTGTGATTCCTTTTATATCGTACAAACTTTAGgtctttctgtgtttttcataATATGATCTTTCTAAACTGTCTGGATCTTCCAATTTTATAACTTTTACCTTTATGTTATTTGCCTTTTGACAAATTACTAGTTCATAAATATTGCCTGGATTAGTTGAGACTAATAAAAAGGTGCTAAAACTCAAATCTGCGTTATCACTCGTGAGCTGGTATGACGGTAGGCTTGGTTATTGTGCTTTCAAAGACAATGGATACCCTCCTGTAGTTTTGCTGGCTGCCACGGGACCTCTGTCCCAGCTTGCTGAGGGCACTGCGGCTGGTGCCCTGGGGGTTCGTGAGGAGGCTGAGGGCAACCTGGGCCACTCTGCCCAGTGTGGCCGAGAGCTGCCCACCAGCAGGGACTGGGGCACTGTCAGGAGTGGCCTGTGTCCCCATCGAGTGGCTCCATATCCGTAAACATTTGGGAAGTGACTCGATaggtgcattctttttttaaaggtaatcCCGTAGTGGCCCTGTGGTCTTGACG carries:
- the CBR4 gene encoding 3-oxoacyl-[acyl-carrier-protein] reductase, yielding MDKVCAVFGGSRGIGRAVARLMAQRGYRLAIVARNLEGARAAAGDLGGDHLALSCDVAKEHDVQNTFEEIEKNLGRVNFLVNAAGINRDSLLVRTNTEDMLSQLHTNLLGSMLTCRAALKTMIKQQRGSIVNVGSVIGLKGNSGQSVYSASKGGLVGFSRALAKEVAKKKIRVNVVAPGFIHTDMTKHLNEEHLKKNIPLGRFGDALDVAQAVVFLLESPYVTGHVLVVDGGLQLTM